The Oncorhynchus tshawytscha isolate Ot180627B linkage group LG16, Otsh_v2.0, whole genome shotgun sequence nucleotide sequence GGCTTGCCACATTCAAAAAAAAGGAACAACTTCCCACCACATGATGAAAAAATACGTTGGGTAAGCATGACTTGCTAAATATTGCCACAGTGATGCAATGCAATGGCAAgcgggggaagagaagagaaaaaagaTGTCACAATGAGTAAGGCTAAACGAAGCGCCCGACTCCGCATTGAACGCAACCCTATTGAGAGCTGAAATCCACCCCCCAAGCCTGCCTGTATggtgtctccactctctccctggcCCATGGCCACCCACACCAGTTCTCTGCTTTCACAATGAGCCcttttgttctctctgctatcattCACACAGGTGCTCCCTGTACTGATGATACAGGGACAACATTAAATACCAGTAACACACCGCAAAAAAAATATAAAGTCTTCCTTTTCTGTTGCAGAAAAAAGTAGCCCTTTCTATAGCAATCTTGTGGTTCCATTTTCAAATCGTGAGTAAGACTGAATAACAGGCCTATGACATGGTTGTCAACTCAAGTGTAAACCAGTTTGATAATATCACTTAGGAGATGTATCTCTCCACTACTTTAGTCTTTAGCTGGAGGCAGCTTTGTCCTGGAATAACCACACCACCTGATGCTACCTTTAGGAGAAGCTGCCCATcgcagcagcagcagactggaAATCCCCCTTATGTCACTTGAAATGAGGTGGTGTGACTAGAAAAGCCTCCAATCTTCTTAGGGAGGCTGCAGACACTTCATTGATCACGTTCAGCTGAACAAAGACTGGGCCACTACTGTGGGGGTCAGTTAATGTGGCTAAACATTAGCAGCTCTTAAACAAGAGTACTAAGTAGTTTGTGGGCTGGGTATCACTGCAaggggcatcactacagtccctggttagaATCCAGGCAGTATcgcatccagctgtgattgggagttccatagggcggagcacaattgggccagcgtcgtccaggtttggccggggtaggccgtcattgtatataagaatttcttcttaactgacttgcctcgttaaataacgGTTCAATAAATAAACATTATTCAGTATGCACAAAATGGAAGCCAATGTTCTGAAACAGGGAGGTACTATCTGAACTTATTGAATAACAAATGCTGGCTTCATTTTCCgttgccctaatgaacacaaccctgtatcATGACTACGCCAACATCGCTGGGATACAAGTCTCTTGGCCAGGCTGTTAACTGCCCCaggttaacctgttgagtgtgaGTGTAGGGGgtagtattttgatgtttggatgaaaaacgtagccaaatgaaactgcctatttctcaggcccagaatctagaatattaatataattaggatagaaaactctaaagtttccaaaactgtcaaaatattgtctgagtatagcagaactgatattgcaggtgaaaacctgaaatccaactaggaagtgcctcttattttgaaagctccctgttccattgcatgccttccctccatttaaaggaatAGCagccagattcctttccctatggcttccacatggtgtgaacagtctttagacatagtttcagccttttattctgaaaaatgagcgggAACGATCACATCATGTTAGTGGATGgttgggtgccagcagagttttgcatgcgcaacagcttggagcagacattttctctctctcgccaatTGAAAAAGCTaaggtccggttgaaatatgattgattatttattgtaaatacaaccggaggattgattataaaaaacgttcgatatgtttctacgaactttacagatactatttggaattttggaaGATCAAAGATCATCAAAGCTAGCGATTCATTTTCTTGCTTTCTGACTttcatgaccaatctactttgctgctagctgtttgtaatgttttgtctgctgagagagatgtccttacataaacgcttggtttgcttcagctgtaaagcttttttgaaatctgacacgccaggtggattaataacaagctaagctgtgttttgctatattgcacttgtgatttcatgaaaattaaatatttttagtaatttaatttggcgctctgcaattcagcggatgttgacgaaaatgatcccgctaacgggatgggtacgCCAAGAAGTTAATAAAGAGTGGTACAACTGAAAGTAAAATAACCACTTTGCCGACAAGGTGTAGACTACACCAAAGGAGAGCATACACACAAAACAAGTTTGATTTGACTCCAAATGTCAGTCAAAATCAGTGGCAATCTAAACTTTTAGCCTCAGAGAGAAACGTCACTGCGGACGATTAATTTCCAAATGGAGACTTCATGACTATTGTCCGTTTCTCTCTTACCGATCAGGGTGACTGGTGTGCCGTACTCGAGAGCCGAAATAGCCGTCCACTTCCCTGTGCCTTTCTGCCCGGCGGCGTCCCGGATCTTAGGCAGCAGGTGAGTGCCGTCGGTGTCTCTGAACTTGAGGATGCCAGCTGTGATCTCGATAAGGAAGGAGTCCAACTCCGTTTTGTTCCAGTCTTCAAAAGCCTAAGGGAGACCCAAGAGCAGAAGTGAACCTGACAAATAGAATAATCAACTAAGATACGTCATGACATCATACAGTATCAACAGCTGTTATAGTTAGCTACTATGGAGACCATTTCATGGCGAGGTTTATGCTATTAAAGTTACGGTCCTAAGACATTCAGCCTCTTTTCTAAAATACATATCTATTACATGACTGGCAGAAGAGTCAAAAGCAGAAAGTCATCAGGGGTGTCTGGAATGGTTCATAATTTAAATCAACTTTGATTCATTTTGAATGGCTCACCTGTGCCATCACGTCGTGGTCCATACCCAGGACATCCTTCATGAGGTGGTACGCCTCGCAGATCAGTTGCATGTCCCCATACTCAATACCATTATGGACCATCTTCACAAAGTGGCCTGCACCCTCATCACCAACCTGTCAAAACAGCACATTTCAAATGACATGTAGAGCCAGGGAAGAGGGAAAGTTGTGCAATTTTGTGCCAAATCCTGTGGACATGAAAAATAAATTCCGCTCACCCAGTCACAGCACGGCTCTCCTGTCCCCACCTTGGCAGCGATGCTTTGGAAAATCTCTTTAATATGTGGCCTGTAGGAGTAAAAAACTATCACATTTTAACAGTTCATAATAATTAAATCATTGATTGTGGACACACGGAACAATATGGGAAAGCTTAAAAATACAGTATGATTAAGCCAATTTTCTCACAGATGATCACTACTCCTCCTCATTATAGTCTGTACTccggtgctatttgggacacagtcatAATCAACCATCAATCCCAACCCCTCCATAGCAGAGGGAAGGGTAGAGTCCCAAAAACTCACCAGGCCTCTTTGTGTCCCCCTGGCATCAGTGAGGGTCCATAGCgagccccctcttctcctccactgacTCCACTGCCGACAAACAACAGGTTCTTCTCCTTCAGACTCTTACAGCGccgctagacacacacacacagtcgacaCTACCATGAGACCACACTCTTGACAATGACACTACCATAGCTTTGAAATGGGTGTTTCTGATAAACTTACTGTTGTGTCTCTGTATTCTGAATTGCCGCCATCAATGATAATGTCGCCAGCCTCAAGAAGAGGGACCTGTGAAGGAAAATGGACTGGTTGAAGGGGGCAATCTACTTTAATGCAAGTGCCATGCACAACCAAATGAGCCACATTAGGGACTGTATGGTTGCAAATTTGTAAATTTCCAAAATTTTCCAGAAATCTTGTTTGAAGGATTACAGATTTCCTGCTTTTTCCCTCCTAATTTTGGGAAAGTTTTGGGAAAGCTACCGGAGATTTTAAACCGTGGGACTAAATTTcactagttctacattttttcttTGTGGCATTTCAATACCCCAAATGCATCCAAGCCAGCCATTACCTGATTTGGTGAACTGAAAAAGCCTTGATACATTTGACAGCCACAGCATGACCCATCATTTCTATCCCGTTTTTCTGTTTGTGCCACTGACCAGCTTGTCGATGAAGTCGTCCACCGCCTGGCCGGCTTTGACCAGCATCACAATCCTCCTTGGCTTCTTCAGCTTGGCCACCATGTCCTCCAAGGACTCAGCTCCTATTATCTTTGTGCCTTTAGCCTCATTGGCCAGAAAATCATGCACTTTGGAGACAGTGCGGTTGTATGCACAGACCTATGGAAAGAATAGGTTAGATTAATAAAATCCCCAGGTTTTTCAGAAATCCTGGGGAAATCTGGGAAGtttgggaaagttaccagaattttgaAACCCTACGATAGACAGTTTAGGCAAGGGAAAGACAATGTACTGTAAAAAGTTTAGGCCTACCACTTATGTTGCAGACTATTTAGGGGGTATGTAACTGTATAAACTGCAATATGAGACTTACCACAAAGCCATGATCATTCATATTCAGGATGATGTTTTGGCCCATGACGGCCAAACCAATCAACGCAATATCTGCTCTGTGGAAAGAAAATCATATTAGTCAAGAGTCCTGGTATCTGTTAGTTAGGGCATCTGGATAGAGACTGAACAAACGAGGGTGCCTCTCAAGCAAGAAACACGAGCCTGTCCAATATTGTAATGTTAGTGCCTACTCTGAATCAATTCTACAACGTTAGGTAGCATATTTTAAAGCCATGTCTATATAAAGTTGATTGAAATTATCATGTAGGAAAGAGTTAAATAGCCAGAATTCACTTAACTATACAAGATTACCATGTAATTTACTATTCAAGGTTGAAGATACATTTGAATGTTATTTTACTAGACCTATGTCGATGTGTCGCGTGCATTGTCAAATCACTTAGCTAACAACGTTTGCTAACGTTAAATCAAAGAGTAAAAACAGAGAGGTTTCTGTGGCTAGGTGTCTAACTAGGCTAGTTAGTAGATTAAGCCAGACTGCCCTTTTAATGCCAGGCATGCAACGTTAGCTAGCCATATTACACTGCTGGGTGGTATTGgatagctaactagcttgctagctaaagtGAATGAAATAAAAAGTGGAGTGAGCTAGCAAAAATAGATGGTTTATCCATCGCCAGCTGTTTGAAAGAATATTAATTCAGTTCTCAGAGACGATAATGCATTGATGTGCAATACTCACTCTGCCATGTTTCTGGTAAGGAAAATAATCCGTCTTCAagtaacacacacagccaatgGATTTCAGATTTCCACAGTACTTCCTCGTTCTCAATTTGAAGAGGAAACCTCAAATTCAACCAAACCAAAGGATCGCCTATGTGAGATGACGTCGAAGAGCTCAAGCCATATTGTTCTCGAGTTCTCATTCGTGGAGAAAAACTGAGCAGAGATATCAAATATTTCATTGGTTTAAACCCCCTGTCACTCTTATAACTTTGTTACACTCCCACAAATTTCAACACAACAAGACAACATTGAAATCTAATCATTTGGCTCCACAATGTTTGACcccaataaaaatataaaaacaatctAACAACCTTTTTCCAAACGCACTTTGAGTTTAATTCCAAATAATGTTATACATTACTATTAAAGTTATATTTGTTGCCTGACCCAATCTTCACTTCTCTCCTTTGATGACAATATTTTCAGCACGACATGTAAAAATGATACTGCCGGACCTGTACACAACTATTATTGTAGTTTATCATGCAGAACTACCACCACATGATGTAGCCTATGTGGTGTCAGAAATTGAATATGAAACTCATTcttcctaaaaaaaaaaagagcagGAGAGCTGGGAAACTTGAGGAATATAAGGAAACGTTAACAGGAAATAGGTGGCAAAAAAGTCTTTCTTCATGAAAGAAATGTCCCCATCTGCACCTTCATTTGAGATCGTTTCACTGATTTGAACAAATCAAAGAGgggaaaatatactgaacaaaaatataaacgcaacatggaacaatttaaaagatttgactgagttacagttcatatgaggaaaccagtcaataaaaataaattcattaggccctaatctatggatttcacatgactgggaatgcagatatagttgaagtcggaagttaacatacatttaggttggagtcataaaaacttgtgtttcaaccactccacaaatttcttgttaacaaactatagttttggtaagttggttaggacatctactgtgtgcatgacacaagtaagtttccaaaaatagtttacagacatattatttcacttataattcactgtatcacaatcccagtggatcagaagtttacatacactaaattgacagtgactaagttgcctttaaatagcttggaaaattacagaaaatgtcatggctttagaagcttctgataggctaattgacatcatttgagtcaattggaggtgtacctgtggatgtatttcaaggcctaccttcaaactcagtgcctctttgtttgacatcatgggaaaagcaaaagcaatcagccaagacctcagaaagaaaattgtagacctccaaaagtctggttcatccttgggagcaatttccaaatacctgaaggtaccacgttcatctgtacaaacaatagtacgcaagtatgaacaccattggaccacgcagccgtcataccgctcaggaaggagacgcgttctgtctcctagagatgaaagtactttggtgcgaaaagtacaaatcaatcccagaacaacagcaaaggactttgtgaagttgctggaggaaacaggtacaaaagtatctatatccacagtaaaacgagtacaatttcaacataacctgaaaggccgctcagcaaggaagaagccactgctccgaaaccgccataaaaaagacagactacggtttgcaactgcacatggggacaaagatcgtactttttggagaaatgtcctctggtctaatgaaacagaaatataactttttggccataatgaccatcgttatgtatgggggaaaaagggggaagcttgcaagccgaagaacgtcatcccaaccgtgaagcacgggggtggcagcatcatgttgtgggggtgctttgctgcaggagggaatggtgcacttcacaaaatagatggcatcatgaggaaggacaattatgtggacatattgaagcaacatctcaagacatcagtcaggaagttaaagcttgatcgcaaatgggtcttccaaatggacaatgaatccaagcatacttccaaagttgtggtaaaatggcttaaggacaacaaagtcaaggtattggagtggccatcacaaagctctgacctcaatcctacagaatatttgtgggaagaactgaaaaagcgtgtgtgagcaaggaggcctacaaacctgactcaagtaccccagctctgtcaggaggaatgggccaaaattcacccaacttattctggGAATCTTGTGgtaggctacccaaaatgtttgacccaagttaaacaatttaaaggcaatgctaccaaatacttattgagtgtatgtaaacttctgacctactgggaatgtgatgaaagaaataaaagcagaaataaataattctctctactattattctgatatttcacattcttaaaataaagtggtgatcctaactgacttaagacagggaattgttactaggattaaatgtcaggaattgtgaaaaactgagcaaaaaaaaaaaaaaacttccctttttcaggaccctgtctttccaagataattcttaaaaatccaaataactcaACAGAtgctcattgtaaagggtttaaacacggtttgccatgcttgttcaatgaaccataaacaataaatgaacatgcacctgtggaacgatcgttaagacactaacagcttagacGGGAGGAAATTAagttcacagttatgaaaacttaggacacaaaagaggcctttctactgactctgaaaaacacctaaagaaagatgcccaggatctctgctcacgtgtaacaacacctgcacaggatcagtacatgcgaacatcacacctgtggtacaggatggcaacaacaactgcccgagttacaccaggaacgcacaatccctccatcagtgctcagactgtccgcaataggctggactgagggcttgtaggcctgttgtaaggcaggtcctcaccggacatcaccggcaacaacgttgcctatgggcacaaacccaccgtcgctggaccagacaggactggcaaaaagtgctcttcactgacaagtcgcggttttgtctcaccaggggtgatggttggattcgagTTCATCGTCAATGAATGATTGTTACACCAAGGCCtatactctggagcaggatcgatttggaggtggaggttccatcatggtctggggtgttTTGTCACAggatcatcggactgagcttgttgtcattgcaggcaatctcaatgttctgcgttacagggaagacatcctcctccctcatgtggtacccttcctgcaggatcatcctgacatgaccatccagcatgacaatgccaccagccatactgctcattatgtgcgtgatttcctgcaagacaggaatgtcagtgttctgccatggccagcgaagagcccggatctcaatcccattgagcacgtctgggacctgttggattgaagggtgagggctatggccattcccctcagaaatgtccgggaacttgcaggtgccttggtggaagagtggggtaacatctcacagaaagaaCTGGCACATTTGGTGCAGTCTATGAGGAGGATATGCACTGCAGTACTAAATGCAGCTGGTGGAGACACCAGATACTGGCTGTtgcttttgaccccccctttgttcagggacacattattcaatttctgttagtgaCATCTGtgtaacttgttcagtttatgtctcagttgttgaatcttgttttgttcatacaaatatttacacgttaagtttgctaaaaataaatgcagttgacagtgagaggatgtttagtttcagtggtgtgggggctatgctttggcaaagtgggtggggttatatacttcctgtttggccctgtccgggggtatcatcggatggggccacagtgtctcctgacccagcctccagtatttatgcgcagtagtttatgtgtcggggggctagggtcagtttgttatatctgaagtacttctcctgtcttatccggtgtcctgtgtgaatttaagtatgctctctctaattatctttttctttctctctctctctgaggacctgagccctaggaccatgcctcaggactacctggcatgatgactccttgctgtccccagtccacctggctgtgctgctgctccagtttcaactgttctgcctgcggctatggaaccctgacctgttcaccggacgtgctacctgtcccagacctgctgttttcaactctctggagacagcaggagcggtagagatactcttaatgatcggctatgaaaaaccaattgacatttactcctgaggtgctgacttgatgcaccctcgacaactactgtgattattattatttgaccatgctggtcatttattaacatttgaacatcttggccatgttctgttataatctccacccggcacagccagaagaggactggccacccctcagcctggttcttctctaggtttcttcctagggagtttttcctagccaccgtgcttctacacctgcattgcttgctgtttggggttttaggctgagtatctgtacagcactttgagatatcagctgatgtaagaagggctatataaataaattagatttttttgctgagtttatttggctgaggtgtatgtaaagttctgacttcaactgtatgcatctgttggtcacagataccttaaaaaaaatgggcctcacaatgggcctcagactCTTGTTACGGTATTTCTGTACATTCAAAttgacatcgataaaatgcaattgtgttagttttctgtagcttatgcctgcccataccagaaccccacagccaccatggggtactctgttcacaacatcagcaaaccgctcacccacacaacaccatacacatggtctgtggttgtgaggccggttctCCAAAACAATGTTGGAGGAGGCGTGTGGTCGagcaattatctggcaacagctctggtggacattcctgcagtcagtatgccaattgcatgctccctcaaaacttgagacatttgtggcattatgttgtgtgacaaaactgcatattttattctccccagcacaaggtacacctgtataatgatcatgatggattatcttggcaaaggcgAAATGCTCACTACCAGGGATATAAAGACATttgtgcaatttaaaaaaaagaaacaagctttttgtccatatgtaacatttctgggatctttaatttcagatCATGAAACCAACACGTTACACATTGCGTTTATTTTTGTGTTTATTGTAGTTCTTTTTAATACTAAGTTGAAATTGTGTACCAATACTGAAATATAAAAGCCTGTTTAATTAACTGAATTTCCCTTTATAGatcacatggagaattcaatatatatataaaaaaattgtgaataaaggcttgctaaagtgccaatattcagcattttgacatgcaCCTCCAACCCGGTGTCACTTCTTGGAAGATTTCAAACCATTTAATCCAACAATTTCTCCAAGTTTCACCATTCACCCTCTGATGGTATGGATAACTTGGTATTAGGTCACCAGAGAAACCCAGATTCAAATAAAAGGTCATATTTATCAAATTAATATAGACAGGATACTGTTTTGGCTGGGGTTAAAATTACCCTAAAGGATTTGTATTTGATTAAGACCATATTGACACTGAAACACTAAATAATGAGTGAGATTAATCAAGTTGATTGACAAAGTCAtgaaaaacacattgaataaacaaCCTCTTAAATAGGATTAAAAATAGGCCTCTGGGATCAAAATGACCCCAGTCAGTAGCATGATAAAGGATGAGACGAATAGATTGAATTTATTCTGCTTATGCACGGGTTGTACTTTTATTGTTACCTCATTCACTAA carries:
- the pgd gene encoding 6-phosphogluconate dehydrogenase, decarboxylating; the encoded protein is MAEADIALIGLAVMGQNIILNMNDHGFVVCAYNRTVSKVHDFLANEAKGTKIIGAESLEDMVAKLKKPRRIVMLVKAGQAVDDFIDKLVPLLEAGDIIIDGGNSEYRDTTRRCKSLKEKNLLFVGSGVSGGEEGARYGPSLMPGGHKEAWPHIKEIFQSIAAKVGTGEPCCDWVGDEGAGHFVKMVHNGIEYGDMQLICEAYHLMKDVLGMDHDVMAQAFEDWNKTELDSFLIEITAGILKFRDTDGTHLLPKIRDAAGQKGTGKWTAISALEYGTPVTLIGEAVFARCLSALKDERVEASRSLAGPQGVKFNGDKASFLEDIRKALYASKIISYAQGFMLLRQAAKEFGWSLNYGAIALMWRGGCIIRSVFLGKIKEAFDRDAELQNLLLDTFFSNAVQDCQDSWRRAVSIGVQQGIPMPCFTTALSFYDGYRHDMLPANLLQAQRDYFGAHTYELLSNPGKYIHTNWTGHGGNVSSSSYNA